The Acidicapsa acidisoli genome contains a region encoding:
- a CDS encoding inositol oxygenase, with translation MAIESSTSAQNALLIEDSWGDFVAGRYREGKSEAEFRNYDANVIPTVAEFYRENHKYQTLDFAVAKEREYFALDKGKKSIWEAAEFLNTLVDESDPDTDLTQIEHLLQTSEAIRKDGHPRWMVLTGFIHDLGKVLCLYGEPQWAVVGDTFPVGCAYSEKVVFPEYFSANPDFSVPEYQTKFGIYEPNCGLSNVHMSWGHDAYIGHVVKDYLPEEALYMLRYHSFYAWHQQGAYGHLLSKHDEEMLPWVLKFNPYDLYSKGAAKPNLKELKPYYDDLIAEFFPDKIDW, from the coding sequence ATGGCGATTGAATCTTCGACATCGGCGCAGAATGCCTTATTGATTGAGGACAGTTGGGGCGATTTCGTTGCTGGACGCTATCGCGAGGGCAAGAGCGAAGCGGAGTTCCGCAACTATGACGCAAATGTCATCCCCACGGTCGCGGAGTTTTACCGGGAGAACCACAAGTATCAGACCCTGGACTTTGCCGTGGCCAAGGAACGGGAGTATTTTGCTCTCGACAAGGGAAAAAAGAGCATCTGGGAAGCTGCCGAATTCCTCAACACATTGGTGGATGAGAGCGACCCGGACACTGACCTGACCCAGATTGAGCACCTGCTCCAAACATCCGAGGCCATTCGTAAGGATGGTCATCCGCGCTGGATGGTTCTAACCGGCTTTATTCACGATCTGGGCAAGGTGTTGTGTCTCTATGGCGAGCCCCAATGGGCAGTTGTGGGCGATACATTTCCGGTTGGCTGCGCCTACTCCGAGAAGGTTGTGTTCCCCGAATATTTCTCCGCGAATCCGGACTTCTCGGTGCCCGAATATCAAACCAAATTCGGAATTTATGAGCCAAATTGCGGGCTGAGCAATGTCCACATGTCGTGGGGTCACGACGCTTACATCGGCCATGTCGTAAAGGACTATCTGCCGGAAGAGGCGCTGTACATGCTCCGCTATCATTCCTTCTACGCGTGGCATCAGCAGGGGGCTTACGGGCATCTTCTGTCCAAGCATGATGAAGAGATGCTGCCCTGGGTGCTGAAGTTCAATCCCTACGACCTCTATTCGAAGGGCGCGGCTAAGCCGAATCTCAAGGAATTGAAACCTTATTACGATGACTTGATCGCAGAGTTTTTCCCGGACAAGATCGACTGGTAG
- a CDS encoding sugar phosphate isomerase/epimerase family protein, with the protein MRLGVFTPLLSKLPLGDVLAKLKAVDITTVELGTGNYPGGAHCDLAMLEDDGALEKFKEALAVHGTSISALSCHGNPLHPDPAQAFQFQEVNRKTILLAEKLGVKTVVDFSGCPGDSPDAKAPNWVTCPWPPEYLDVLAWQWDKVVEPYWVERAKFAADHGVRIAIEMHPGFVVYSPETLLRLRAIAGRSIGCNYDPSHMFWQNIDPIAAIRVLGDAIFHVHAKDTQFYPTNLPRTGVLDTKPYTDERNRGWIFRTCGYGHGAEWWKEFVSTLRMFGYDDVLSIEHEDSLLSSEEGLSKAAKFLNEIILKETPGAAWWV; encoded by the coding sequence ATGAGATTGGGAGTGTTTACGCCCCTGCTGTCGAAGCTGCCTCTCGGAGACGTGCTGGCGAAGCTGAAGGCAGTTGACATCACGACGGTGGAACTTGGGACAGGCAATTATCCCGGTGGCGCACACTGCGATCTTGCGATGCTGGAGGATGATGGCGCGCTTGAAAAATTCAAGGAAGCGCTTGCAGTACATGGAACGAGCATCAGCGCGCTGAGTTGCCACGGAAATCCCTTGCATCCGGACCCTGCACAGGCGTTTCAATTTCAGGAAGTCAATCGTAAGACAATTCTGCTGGCGGAGAAGCTGGGCGTAAAGACCGTCGTCGATTTCTCCGGATGCCCCGGAGATTCTCCAGATGCAAAGGCGCCCAACTGGGTGACTTGCCCGTGGCCACCCGAGTATCTCGATGTGCTGGCCTGGCAATGGGACAAGGTTGTGGAGCCATATTGGGTTGAGCGCGCAAAATTCGCCGCCGATCACGGTGTTCGAATCGCGATTGAGATGCATCCCGGATTCGTTGTGTATAGTCCGGAAACGCTGCTCCGTCTGCGCGCGATTGCAGGCCGGTCTATTGGCTGCAACTACGATCCGAGCCATATGTTCTGGCAGAACATTGATCCGATTGCCGCGATTCGAGTGCTGGGTGATGCGATCTTTCATGTTCACGCCAAGGATACGCAGTTCTATCCGACGAACCTGCCGCGTACTGGCGTGCTCGACACCAAACCGTACACCGACGAACGGAATCGTGGATGGATATTCAGGACCTGCGGGTACGGGCACGGCGCTGAGTGGTGGAAGGAGTTTGTATCTACGCTCCGCATGTTTGGCTACGACGACGTTCTCTCGATTGAACATGAAGACAGCCTGCTCTCTTCGGAAGAGGGACTGTCGAAAGCAGCAAAATTTCTGAATGAAATCATCTTGAAGGAAACACCTGGCGCTGCGTGGTGGGTCTAA
- a CDS encoding ThuA domain-containing protein, which yields MRTPRNCFCLSLALVGFASLALVFLSNSAQGQAAGNESLPAAPHAKPTHLKHVLVVGQTKGFEHDSISAAMAAIYNMGQQSGLWDTEMRTDTELLTKKDLGRNAKNLNYFDLLIFASTTGELDMDATQKQDMLSFIHDDGKGFVGIHAALDTNYTWPEYGEMIGGWFDQHPWMTFQAPIINEDPDFPAVRHFPKAFVKFDEIYQPKAWSRDKVNVLLSLDPSKLDYSNNPRIHRMDHDFPVAWSKMYGKGRVFYSTLGHTEESWEDPDIRKMYFEAIRWALGMTEGSTESHARPAVK from the coding sequence TTGCGTACTCCTCGGAACTGTTTTTGTCTCTCACTTGCTTTGGTTGGATTTGCGAGCCTGGCACTAGTCTTCCTCAGCAATTCCGCGCAAGGTCAGGCTGCCGGAAATGAATCGTTGCCAGCGGCCCCACACGCCAAACCGACCCATCTCAAGCATGTGCTGGTCGTCGGCCAGACCAAGGGCTTTGAGCATGACTCCATCTCTGCAGCTATGGCTGCGATCTACAACATGGGTCAGCAAAGCGGCCTATGGGATACTGAGATGCGTACGGACACCGAGTTGCTCACCAAGAAGGATCTAGGCAGGAACGCAAAGAACCTGAACTACTTTGACCTGCTGATCTTTGCCAGCACCACGGGCGAACTCGATATGGACGCAACGCAGAAGCAGGACATGCTGTCGTTCATTCATGACGACGGCAAGGGTTTTGTGGGGATTCACGCGGCGCTGGACACCAACTATACCTGGCCGGAATATGGCGAGATGATTGGCGGCTGGTTCGACCAGCATCCGTGGATGACTTTCCAGGCGCCAATTATCAACGAAGATCCAGACTTCCCTGCAGTACGGCACTTTCCCAAGGCTTTTGTGAAGTTTGACGAGATCTACCAGCCGAAAGCGTGGTCTCGTGACAAGGTCAACGTGCTGCTCAGTCTTGATCCAAGCAAACTGGACTATTCGAACAATCCCCGGATCCACCGCATGGATCATGACTTTCCAGTCGCGTGGAGCAAGATGTACGGCAAGGGCAGGGTATTCTATTCCACGCTCGGACATACGGAAGAGTCCTGGGAGGATCCGGATATTCGCAAGATGTACTTTGAAGCGATCCGTTGGGCTTTGGGAATGACAGAAGGCAGCACGGAATCTCATGCTCGGCCAGCGGTTAAGTAG
- a CDS encoding alpha-amylase family glycosyl hydrolase: MSFAKYVNSFAVAFLAFLPSTLFANDSSAPAIAKIDPPNWWAAMPKPMLLVQGEHLSAAHFTLSDSHLHIDQAKISANGHWAELWLNASPAKAETLTIDARTPGGDTSREYRFEERRSAADGFAGFSSRDAMYLIMTDRFADGDLTNDGGEGTQPESSAEAATERSRVRGWHGGDLRGITQHLDYIQQLGFTTVWMTPVYANRHEPDSYHGYGATDMYAVDPHYGTLADLQALAAELHRRQMKLVLDTVPNHVGPKNVWVDDEPDPDWLHGTKADHHEAVGEFRPLVDPHAPWRDQQYVLQGWFANTLPDLNQENPATSQYLIQNAMWWIEQTGADGLRIDTFPYVGRAFWHDFHAQIHGIYPKLTTVGEVYNCDATITSSFAGGVTRNGVDTGLDTPFDFPSFCALRDVFFKDEPMSHLTDVWRLDALFPHPERLIPFLGNHDNSRFLSNKGATPENMRLAFTILLTMRGMPQIYSGDEIAMQGGDDPDNRRDFPGGWPEATQSAFTGRTPEQAVMHDWVQNLLTMRAKYAALQTGEMQVLAADKDVLAYTRVLARNAGEKSAPGGKVLVVVNRAATDSTVNLKLGGTLLEGASQSHTVLGDAKAQWDGENLRVEMAGTSAWIAVID, from the coding sequence ATGAGTTTTGCGAAGTACGTCAACTCTTTCGCCGTGGCCTTTCTTGCATTCCTGCCTTCAACTCTGTTTGCAAACGATAGTTCTGCTCCCGCGATCGCGAAAATAGACCCGCCGAATTGGTGGGCCGCCATGCCAAAGCCAATGCTTCTTGTTCAGGGAGAGCATCTTTCCGCGGCACACTTCACGCTCAGTGACAGTCACCTGCACATCGATCAGGCGAAGATCTCTGCAAATGGGCACTGGGCGGAGTTGTGGCTCAATGCTTCGCCAGCGAAGGCTGAGACCCTCACTATCGATGCGCGTACGCCGGGCGGAGATACCAGCCGGGAGTATCGCTTTGAGGAGCGGCGGTCTGCGGCGGATGGATTCGCGGGCTTCTCGTCGCGGGACGCGATGTATTTGATCATGACCGATCGTTTCGCTGACGGCGACCTCACCAATGACGGTGGCGAAGGCACACAGCCTGAGAGCAGCGCCGAAGCCGCAACTGAGCGTAGCAGGGTTCGCGGCTGGCATGGAGGGGATCTTCGCGGCATAACGCAACACCTTGACTACATTCAACAACTCGGCTTTACCACGGTTTGGATGACGCCGGTTTATGCCAATCGACATGAGCCCGATAGCTATCACGGTTACGGCGCAACGGATATGTATGCGGTCGATCCTCACTATGGCACGCTCGCGGATTTACAGGCACTGGCCGCTGAACTACATCGGCGCCAGATGAAACTGGTGCTCGACACCGTACCGAACCATGTCGGTCCAAAGAATGTGTGGGTCGACGATGAGCCCGACCCCGATTGGTTGCATGGAACCAAGGCCGATCACCACGAAGCGGTAGGGGAATTCCGTCCGCTTGTTGACCCGCACGCGCCCTGGCGCGATCAGCAATACGTCCTGCAAGGCTGGTTTGCGAACACTCTTCCCGACCTGAATCAGGAGAACCCGGCGACGTCGCAATACCTCATCCAAAACGCGATGTGGTGGATTGAGCAGACCGGCGCGGATGGTCTGCGCATCGATACTTTTCCTTACGTTGGCCGCGCGTTCTGGCATGACTTTCACGCACAAATCCATGGAATCTATCCGAAGCTGACCACCGTCGGCGAGGTTTACAACTGCGACGCAACCATCACCTCCTCCTTTGCCGGAGGTGTCACCCGCAACGGCGTTGATACCGGACTGGATACACCGTTTGACTTTCCAAGCTTTTGCGCGCTTCGGGATGTCTTTTTCAAAGATGAGCCGATGTCTCACCTGACAGATGTATGGCGGCTCGATGCGCTCTTTCCGCACCCCGAGCGGCTGATTCCATTTCTTGGGAACCACGACAATTCACGATTTCTGTCGAACAAGGGCGCGACACCGGAAAATATGCGGCTTGCTTTTACCATCCTGTTGACGATGCGCGGAATGCCGCAGATCTACTCCGGGGACGAGATCGCAATGCAGGGCGGAGACGACCCTGATAACCGGCGCGATTTTCCCGGCGGGTGGCCTGAAGCCACGCAGAGCGCTTTCACGGGCCGAACGCCGGAGCAGGCTGTAATGCATGATTGGGTGCAGAACCTGTTGACGATGCGGGCAAAGTACGCCGCGCTGCAGACTGGCGAGATGCAGGTGCTCGCCGCTGACAAGGACGTGCTGGCCTACACGCGAGTACTCGCGAGAAATGCTGGCGAGAAGAGTGCTCCGGGAGGCAAAGTTCTCGTTGTCGTGAACCGCGCGGCGACGGACTCGACGGTGAACCTCAAACTTGGCGGCACGCTGCTCGAAGGGGCATCGCAATCCCACACGGTCCTTGGAGACGCCAAAGCTCAGTGGGATGGTGAAAACCTGCGTGTGGAAATGGCAGGAACGAGTGCATGGATCGCAGTAATTGACTGA
- a CDS encoding Gfo/Idh/MocA family protein has protein sequence MGLIGPGFVAAHHVDAVRRLGDVDVVAIAGSSQQSADRKAREYKVERAYGDYHALIADPDVQVIHNTTPNYLHLPVTLAALAAGKHVISDKPLAVNPAEGRTLRDAAMAAKVAHVVTFNYRGNPLVQQARGMIARGESGAVSFVHGHYLQDWMSDPNVYSWRSDPSKGGTSSALGDIGSHWCDLAEHVSGLKITSVLADITTVIPVRYSAGGSAEAFSTKTTGEREPVTVEAEDLASVLLRFENGSKGCFSVGQVLPGHKNDLVLEVNGLTTSLKWKQEQQNELWIGHSKQPNAVMAKDPSLVSPDALRYVHLPGGHQESWADAFCNLIRDAYAWIAEGGAPEVKPTMLPTFNDGYRSTCLVDAMLRSHAAGGVWQQVEFAAAGE, from the coding sequence ATGGGCTTGATCGGCCCCGGGTTTGTTGCAGCGCACCACGTTGACGCCGTACGGCGACTGGGTGATGTGGATGTGGTCGCTATTGCCGGCTCGTCCCAGCAATCCGCTGACAGGAAGGCGCGCGAATACAAGGTCGAGCGCGCCTACGGCGACTATCATGCGCTGATCGCCGATCCGGATGTCCAGGTGATCCACAACACGACGCCCAATTATCTGCATCTTCCGGTAACTCTCGCTGCTCTTGCCGCCGGCAAGCACGTGATCTCCGACAAGCCGTTGGCCGTGAATCCCGCAGAGGGCCGCACCTTGCGCGATGCGGCCATGGCGGCAAAGGTCGCTCATGTTGTCACCTTCAACTATCGTGGCAATCCGCTAGTACAACAGGCGCGGGGCATGATTGCGCGGGGTGAAAGCGGCGCAGTTAGCTTTGTGCATGGGCATTACCTGCAGGATTGGATGTCCGACCCCAATGTGTACTCGTGGCGATCTGACCCATCTAAAGGCGGTACCAGTTCGGCGCTTGGAGATATCGGCTCTCACTGGTGCGACCTGGCGGAGCATGTCTCTGGACTGAAGATCACCTCCGTTCTGGCAGATATCACGACGGTAATCCCGGTCCGTTACTCGGCTGGAGGTTCCGCGGAGGCGTTCTCGACCAAGACCACGGGAGAGCGGGAGCCTGTGACTGTGGAGGCTGAAGACCTGGCCAGCGTCCTGTTGCGCTTCGAGAACGGCTCAAAGGGCTGCTTTTCCGTAGGTCAGGTACTACCCGGTCACAAGAACGACCTAGTGCTCGAGGTGAACGGGTTGACCACTTCTCTGAAATGGAAGCAGGAACAGCAGAATGAACTATGGATTGGGCACAGTAAACAGCCGAACGCTGTGATGGCGAAGGACCCGTCTCTTGTTTCGCCGGATGCATTGCGCTATGTGCATCTACCTGGCGGGCACCAGGAGTCCTGGGCGGATGCCTTCTGCAATCTGATTCGTGATGCGTATGCGTGGATTGCCGAAGGCGGAGCACCGGAGGTCAAGCCGACAATGTTGCCTACATTCAACGATGGGTATCGCTCCACATGTCTGGTGGACGCTATGTTGCGAAGCCACGCCGCTGGCGGTGTCTGGCAGCAGGTGGAGTTTGCAGCGGCAGGCGAATAA
- a CDS encoding glutamine synthetase family protein, giving the protein MSTEYRNFLALSYEELEELNLKAKSDRLNRVSADEIREARLKYLTDEKRIKAVTVLFSDLEGRLHLLDYDKKFLVASYDNLTFDGSSIRGFTAQKESDLRLGIDWSAFYWVPADVFGNGKVLVFGTVIDKSGAPYAGDLRGVLKNYSDRLYKEKGYTLNAANEIEGFLFAGRDAEKKYHQTGKFEYVNTGGYYHSLPLDPLRQFIDTCAEVQRAMGFQNEKDHPEVAPSQFEINYSYGEVVAAADQIQLYKLLTRQVATNMGYTASFLPKPVVGVNGSGMHTNMSITRDKTNLFWDPAGQEQLSSFGWEYIDRILSHALDICLILNPSVNSYRRLDPHFEAPNQIKASATDRGSMIRVPIGNSKSMRVEVRSVAPDANPYLVLYSLFKTGIDGQVASIDNLRQAHRYLPDNIYSAIEDFSSATWIAEILGADVQNRFTELKRAAADRSPRQLGTFVKGSEVQYHHEVYNQALWNEF; this is encoded by the coding sequence ATGTCTACCGAGTATCGTAATTTTCTTGCCCTCTCCTACGAGGAGTTGGAAGAACTCAACCTCAAGGCCAAGAGCGACCGTCTGAACCGGGTTTCCGCAGACGAGATCCGCGAAGCGCGCTTGAAGTACCTGACGGACGAGAAACGCATCAAGGCAGTAACAGTGCTGTTTTCCGATCTTGAGGGCCGGCTGCACCTTTTGGATTACGACAAGAAGTTTCTGGTTGCCAGCTACGACAACCTGACCTTCGATGGCTCCTCGATTCGCGGCTTTACCGCGCAGAAGGAGAGCGATTTGCGTCTGGGAATCGATTGGAGCGCCTTCTATTGGGTTCCGGCCGACGTTTTCGGCAATGGCAAAGTGCTGGTATTCGGGACAGTGATCGACAAGAGCGGCGCGCCGTACGCGGGTGATCTACGCGGAGTTCTCAAGAACTACTCGGACCGGCTGTACAAGGAGAAGGGCTACACCCTCAACGCGGCCAATGAGATCGAGGGCTTCCTCTTCGCCGGGCGCGATGCCGAAAAGAAATACCACCAGACCGGCAAATTCGAATACGTAAACACCGGCGGCTACTATCACTCGCTCCCATTAGACCCGCTGCGTCAGTTCATTGATACCTGCGCGGAAGTGCAACGCGCCATGGGCTTCCAGAATGAGAAGGATCATCCGGAAGTGGCTCCAAGCCAATTCGAGATCAACTATTCCTATGGCGAAGTCGTAGCTGCCGCCGATCAGATCCAGCTTTACAAGCTGCTCACGCGTCAGGTTGCCACGAATATGGGTTACACGGCGAGTTTTCTGCCCAAGCCCGTGGTGGGCGTGAACGGCAGCGGCATGCACACCAATATGTCGATTACCCGGGACAAGACCAACCTGTTCTGGGATCCAGCCGGCCAGGAACAGCTCTCGTCGTTTGGCTGGGAGTACATCGATCGTATTCTGTCGCACGCGCTGGACATCTGTCTGATTCTCAACCCCAGCGTGAACTCCTACCGCCGGCTCGATCCGCACTTTGAAGCTCCCAATCAGATCAAGGCTTCGGCTACGGATCGCGGTTCGATGATTCGAGTGCCGATCGGGAACTCCAAGTCCATGCGAGTTGAAGTGCGCTCGGTCGCTCCGGACGCCAACCCCTACCTGGTGCTCTATTCGTTGTTCAAGACCGGCATCGACGGACAGGTGGCCTCGATCGACAACCTGCGTCAGGCGCACCGCTACCTGCCGGACAACATCTACTCCGCCATCGAAGACTTCTCAAGTGCAACCTGGATTGCGGAGATTCTTGGGGCCGATGTGCAAAACCGCTTTACGGAGCTCAAGAGGGCAGCGGCAGATCGCTCCCCGCGTCAGTTGGGCACCTTCGTCAAGGGGTCCGAGGTCCAATACCATCACGAGGTCTATAACCAGGCGCTGTGGAACGAATTCTGA
- a CDS encoding multicopper oxidase domain-containing protein has translation MYSKSNYLRPLRLRMDFRHPNIVGTFVYHYHILDHEDKGMMGSIQVLPAETSTVAGGAAASGSQ, from the coding sequence TTGTATTCTAAGTCGAACTATCTTCGTCCATTGCGATTACGGATGGACTTCCGCCATCCCAACATCGTCGGAACCTTCGTCTATCACTACCATATCCTCGACCACGAAGACAAAGGAATGATGGGTTCGATTCAGGTGCTTCCCGCTGAGACTTCTACCGTGGCCGGAGGGGCTGCAGCCAGCGGTTCGCAATAG
- a CDS encoding glycoside hydrolase family 31 protein: MWISALILIPNASAQQQRVVIPRGESTIVLEPYAPNVIRVTLSLDKDQATAAPGYGIQATPDAKEWTVDDSDLARVYRSSRMVVSLPTEAKTRIPAPASGGPEAETNVQKTAASIGKYFNGSAPGANIRFSTPDGKLLLELKGWQMSVPNYKDGNADILHDRRPSDEPFFQVGATFASPDDEHYYGLGQNQEGYLDHRGHTVECWNNYTATGGPTWCIPFVVTNKGYGLLWDNPSQTTIEPGFNEQTKWTSQVGNRVSFFVIAGKNTDEIYSGYRLLTGATPLLPKAAYGYIQCKQRYITQDELLNVAKGYRDRHLPADVLVVDWFYYTKMGQMDLDPKNWPDPKAMNDELHKMGFQTMISVWPRFVPDDRFYDVIKKNGWFEHLADGTPTNGLPYDRAGSDIDTTNPEAARWYWDTIRDNILSKGFDSLWADETEPDLPPNGSYYHIGPGTRYYNVYPLFHTGALYDGFRRDTNHRALILSRDAYLGVQSKGTIVWSSDIYGTWDTLKRQIPTGLDAAASGLAYWSNDTGGWQYLPREHHPAHPPLLDPSDARDNVGGYDDYPELYTRWFEYATFLPIMRTHGSRNFNEVWSYGKQAEPILEKYLKLRYELMPYIYSLGYDTYKSGAPYMRALFMDFPNDAKAANLTDEYMFGPAFLVAPVTDQGETSREVYLPAGTDWYNYWTNERFHGGQTISVNAPIDSLPLFVKAGSILPLGVPVLSTNEPQALAKIRVYPGADGSFSLYQDDGKTYAYEKGENKITRLHWDDASGKLAHEGAPAWSGPDASLLEVIGQK; this comes from the coding sequence ATGTGGATCTCTGCATTGATTCTTATCCCAAACGCATCGGCACAACAACAGAGAGTTGTGATCCCCCGTGGCGAAAGCACGATCGTTCTCGAGCCATATGCTCCGAACGTGATTCGCGTAACGTTGAGTTTGGACAAAGACCAGGCCACGGCGGCGCCAGGTTACGGGATTCAAGCCACTCCGGACGCGAAAGAGTGGACCGTCGACGATTCCGACCTGGCCAGAGTCTATCGTTCCTCGCGGATGGTAGTGAGCCTACCGACCGAAGCGAAGACCCGTATCCCTGCGCCAGCGTCAGGTGGCCCCGAAGCGGAGACTAACGTCCAGAAGACAGCAGCGTCCATCGGGAAGTATTTCAATGGCTCCGCGCCGGGAGCCAACATTCGGTTTTCAACACCGGATGGAAAATTGCTTCTGGAGTTGAAGGGCTGGCAGATGTCCGTTCCGAATTACAAGGACGGCAACGCAGATATCCTCCATGATCGCCGGCCTTCGGATGAACCGTTCTTTCAGGTAGGTGCGACCTTTGCTTCGCCGGATGACGAACACTATTATGGCCTGGGTCAGAATCAAGAGGGCTATCTCGATCACCGGGGCCATACCGTGGAGTGTTGGAATAACTACACCGCAACAGGCGGACCAACCTGGTGTATTCCTTTCGTAGTTACAAACAAAGGATATGGTTTACTCTGGGACAATCCCTCGCAGACAACAATCGAGCCGGGCTTCAACGAGCAAACTAAGTGGACCTCGCAGGTTGGTAACCGAGTCTCTTTCTTTGTAATCGCGGGGAAGAACACAGACGAGATCTACTCAGGCTATCGCCTTTTGACTGGTGCCACACCACTGCTACCTAAGGCTGCCTACGGTTACATCCAATGCAAGCAACGCTATATTACACAGGACGAATTGTTGAACGTCGCAAAGGGTTACCGCGACAGACATCTGCCTGCCGACGTGCTCGTCGTGGATTGGTTCTATTACACCAAGATGGGCCAAATGGACCTTGACCCGAAGAACTGGCCTGATCCCAAGGCCATGAATGACGAACTGCACAAGATGGGCTTTCAGACCATGATCAGTGTGTGGCCGCGCTTTGTGCCCGATGATCGTTTCTATGACGTGATCAAGAAGAATGGCTGGTTCGAACACCTGGCAGATGGCACGCCAACGAATGGCCTGCCGTACGACCGCGCCGGTTCGGATATTGACACGACCAATCCTGAGGCTGCGCGATGGTACTGGGATACGATTCGCGACAACATTCTAAGCAAAGGCTTCGATTCCCTATGGGCCGACGAGACGGAGCCCGATCTGCCTCCCAATGGAAGTTACTATCACATAGGGCCGGGTACAAGGTATTACAACGTCTATCCGCTCTTCCACACTGGGGCTTTATACGACGGTTTCCGCCGTGATACGAATCACCGCGCGTTGATTCTTTCGCGCGACGCTTATCTTGGCGTCCAGAGCAAGGGCACCATCGTCTGGTCGTCGGATATCTATGGCACATGGGACACTCTAAAGCGGCAGATACCGACAGGCCTCGACGCTGCGGCCTCCGGACTTGCTTACTGGAGCAACGACACGGGCGGCTGGCAATATCTGCCGCGCGAACATCATCCGGCGCACCCGCCGCTGCTTGATCCTTCGGATGCTCGTGACAATGTTGGCGGTTACGACGATTATCCGGAACTCTACACGCGCTGGTTTGAGTACGCGACCTTTCTGCCAATCATGCGGACCCACGGCAGCCGAAACTTCAACGAGGTATGGAGCTACGGGAAACAAGCGGAGCCGATCCTCGAAAAATATCTCAAGCTTCGCTACGAGCTGATGCCCTATATTTACTCTCTCGGCTACGACACGTATAAGTCCGGCGCGCCTTATATGCGGGCTTTGTTCATGGATTTTCCGAACGACGCGAAAGCTGCAAATCTGACGGACGAATACATGTTCGGGCCGGCGTTCCTTGTGGCTCCGGTAACCGATCAAGGCGAAACCAGCCGCGAAGTCTACTTGCCCGCCGGCACAGACTGGTACAACTACTGGACTAATGAGCGATTCCACGGTGGCCAAACCATTTCTGTCAACGCTCCAATCGATTCCCTGCCCCTGTTTGTAAAGGCTGGCTCAATTCTTCCGTTAGGCGTGCCCGTGCTGAGTACCAATGAGCCACAGGCGCTGGCCAAAATCCGCGTTTACCCGGGCGCAGATGGCAGCTTCTCGCTGTATCAGGATGATGGCAAAACCTACGCCTACGAAAAGGGCGAGAACAAGATCACTCGCTTGCACTGGGACGATGCATCCGGCAAGCTCGCTCACGAGGGAGCACCGGCATGGTCGGGACCGGATGCCTCGCTTCTGGAGGTGATCGGTCAAAAGTAA